AGGCCTGCACGTCCCCGCGGGCGTTGACGTAGGTGGCGGCGATATCCCCGGGCGCGTCGCAAGGGTCATTCGGGTTGACCCGGCAATAGGCCGTCAGGGTGTTGCCACTGTTGAGCTTGAAACGCACCCCGTCGAGCACTGCACGCACCCGCTGGTAGCGATCCTGGCTGAAGGTACCGAACCAGGTCCGGTAGGCCAGGTCCTGATTGCGGCGAAAGGTCGCTTCATTGTTGTTGACCTGGTTGTAGGCATTGGTCGACCAGGTAGTAGCGACGGCCACGGCATTGCTCACCGCGGTACGGTCAGCCTGGGTGGCACAGGAGCCGTCAAACGCCACGTTGATGGCGAGCGCCGATTGCGCCAGCGCACCCAGGCCCAGTAGCAGCAACAGATTTTGCCAGCGACGCGCCAGACGACGGCGGCTTGAATGAACAACGGTATCAGTATCCATATTCAGCATCCTTCCATGCAGGTTCCGAGGAATGTCGCTCCCCCTGCCAGGGGCGACACTCGCATTGGATTCCCGAGGCTCGCGGTGCATCAGCAGGAATTGCTTCCGTAGCCGGCGCCAGGGCCCCGCGCGCCTGATACAAGCATCTCTCGGGCACATCCTTGATGGAGGTCAAAGAGCCGACGTTTGAGGGCCATACACTTGTAAGTGAACATTTGAACGAGACGCACAGGCCCTCCTTATATGAGTGAAGAATCCACCCTCCGCACCCAGCCCAAAGCCTTGCCGGAAGCCAGCTCCGCCAGCCCTGCCAAGAGCACCCCGCGCAAACCCGCAACGCCGCGCCCGCGTCGCCCACGCACAGCGAGCAAGGCTGCACCGGTGAAAGCCGCCGAGGCCGAAATCAGCGCCATCAGCCAGAAGCCCATGGCCCTGCAGGT
The DNA window shown above is from Pseudomonas protegens CHA0 and carries:
- a CDS encoding M35 family metallo-endopeptidase, giving the protein MDTDTVVHSSRRRLARRWQNLLLLLGLGALAQSALAINVAFDGSCATQADRTAVSNAVAVATTWSTNAYNQVNNNEATFRRNQDLAYRTWFGTFSQDRYQRVRAVLDGVRFKLNSGNTLTAYCRVNPNDPCDAPGDIAATYVNARGDVQAWFCTAFFALPPRVGFDTQAGTVVHELTHSIGHTTDIPGAYGVAGSQNLGANRPSDAVENADNYEYYVEDLYD